One window of the Cryptomeria japonica chromosome 7, Sugi_1.0, whole genome shotgun sequence genome contains the following:
- the LOC131033985 gene encoding protein ASPARTIC PROTEASE IN GUARD CELL 2-like, with the protein MSFCSFLAPWSCWVIISLYSSLLFVHVSWAEKRGGYHYHTLHIAARLRETSSPPLELHKTFQQEDEVGKNPWRLQVFHRDSLVGGNVSYEQRFKERLERESRRVKALDRRVERKLKGREKKRKVEHKAKIEDFGGGVTSGMMVGSGEYFTRIGVGTPAREQYLVLDTGSDVVWVQCQPCKDCYDQTDPVFDPSSSASFTSVSCGSEVCSELEEPSCESLGCAYRVNYGDGSHSVGSFATETLTFGNTRVQNVAIGCGHDNQGLFVGAAGLIGLGAGALSFPSQLGSLYGTKFSYCLVDRSSQSSGVVDFGPGSVSPVGSVFVPLLRNPRFSTFYYVPLTAIGVGGLLVSLPQKVFEFDVTGEGGVIVDSGTAVTRLQRDAYEAVRDAFVVSTQHLPRAEGMSMFDTCYDFAGLQTVSVPTVSFRFLNGAILTLPAENYLIPVDVMGTFCLAFAPTAGSLSIIGNIQQQGVRVSIDSVNSVVGFGINQC; encoded by the coding sequence ATGAGTTTTTGTAGTTTTCTTGCTCCATGGTCATGTTGGGTTATAATATCCCTCTATAGTTCACTCTTGTTTGTTCACGTTTCTTGGGCAGAGAAACGGGGTGGGTATCATTATCATACACTGCATATCGCAGCTCGTCTTAGAGAAACGAGCTCCCCACCACTGGAACTACATAAGACCTTTCAACAAGAGGACGAAGTGGGCAAAAATCCATGGAGGCTGCAAGTTTTCCATAGAGATAGTCTAGTGGGGGGGAACGTGAGCTACGAGCAGAGGTTCAAAGAGAGGCTCGAGAGGGAATCCCGACGGGTGAAGGCGCTCGATAGGCGGGTAGAGAGAAAGCTGAAgggtagggaaaagaaaagaaaagtagagCACAAGGCCAAGATTGAGGATTTTGGCGGCGGGGTTACGTCCGGCATGATGGTGGGCAGTGGGGAATACTTTACCCGTATAGGCGTGGGAACACCAGCGAGGGAGCAGTACCTGGTGTTGGACACAGGCAGCGACGTAGTATGGGTGCAGTGCCAGCCATGCAAAGATTGCTATGACCAGACCGATCCAGTCTTCGATCCCTCCTCCTCGGCTTCCTTTACTTCGGTCTCATGCGGTTCAGAGGTCTGCAGTGAGCTGGAGGAGCCCAGCTGCGAAAGCCTCGGGTGTGCGTATCGGGTAAATTATGGAGATGGGTCTCATTCAGTCGGGAGTTTCGCTACGGAGACGCTCACTTTCGGCAACACAAGAGTTCAAAACGTGGCAATTGGGTGTGGGCATGATAACCAGGGCTTGTTCGTCGGCGCCGCAGGGTTGATTGGTCTCGGGGCCGGCGCCCTATCGTTCCCTTCTCAGCTCGGGTCATTATATGGTACCAAGTTTTCCTACTGCCTCGTCGACCGTTCATCCCAATCCTCGGGCGTAGTCGACTTCGGTCCTGGCTCTGTTTCGCCCGTTGGGTCCGTCTTCGTTCCGCTTCTCCGAAACCCACGATTCAGTACGTTCTACTATGTTCCACTGACGGCCATTGGCGTCGGTGGGTTGCTCGTTTCTCTTCCGCAGAAGGTGTTTGAGTTCGATGTGACGGGTGAGGGAGGCGTGATAGTGGATTCGGGCACGGCCGTCACGCGGCTGCAGAGAGATGCTTACGAAGCCGTGCGTGACGCCTTCGTGGTGAGCACCCAACATCTTCCCCGGGCCGAAGGGATGTCCATGTTCGATACATGCTATGACTTCGCTGGCCTCCAAACCGTCAGCGTTCCTACCGTGAGTTTTCGTTTTCTCAACGGGGCCATTTTGACTCTCCCGGCTGAAAATTATCTGATTCCTGTGGATGTCATGGGGACTTTTTGCCTGGCTTTTGCACCCACAGCGGGTAGTCTGTCTATCATAGGCAATATTCAGCAGCAAGGCGTTCGAGTATCTATCGATTCTGTCAACTCTGTCGTTGGCTTCGGTATCAACCAGTGCTAA
- the LOC131033991 gene encoding protein ASPARTIC PROTEASE IN GUARD CELL 2, whose translation MGHSRFPAPQSVWVMVCLYSFLFFVQVAWAEKRGGFHYHALDITARLREVSSPPLELYKTCEKEEEVGKNPWRLQIFHRDSLLGGNVSYEQRFRERLERESRRVKALNRRVEISLKGKKNERMVEHKAKIEDFGAEVMSGMMVNSGEYFTRIGVGTPAKEQYLVLDTGSDVVWVQCQPCKDCYDQTDPVFDPSSSASFTSVSCGSAVCSELEESDCNSRGCVYQVAYGDGSHSIGSFATETLTFGNTRVQNVAIGCGHDNQGLFVGAAGLIGLGAGALSFPSQLGSYGTKFSYCLVDRSSQSSGVVDFGPGSVSPVGSVFVPLLRNPRFSTFYYVPLTAISVGGLLVSLPQRVFEFDVTGEGGVIVDSGTAVTRLQSDAYEAVRDAFVVSTQHLPRAEAMSMLDTCYDFSGLQTVSVPTLSFHFLNGAVLTLPAGNYLTPVDIVGTFCLAFAPTAGSLSIIGNIQQQGVRVSIDSVNSLVGFGMNQC comes from the coding sequence ATGGGTCATTCTAGATTTCCTGCTCCACAGTCAGTTTGGGTTATGGTTTGCCTCTATAGTTTCCTCTTCTTTGTTCAAGTTGCTTGGGCAGAGAAACGAGGTGGGTTCCATTATCATGCACTGGATATCACAGCTCGGCTTAGAGAAGTGAGTTCCCCCCCGCTGGAACTATATAAGACctgtgaaaaagaagaagaagtggGTAAAAATCCATGGAGGCTGCAAATTTTCCATAGAGATAGTCTACTGGGGGGAAACGTGAGCTATGAGCAGAGGTTTAGAGAGAGGCTAGAAAGGGAATCCCGCCGGGTGAAGGCGCTCAATAGGCGGGTAGAAATAAGCTTGAAGGGAAAGAAGAATGAAAGAATGGTAGAGCACAAGGCCAAGATTGAGGATTTCGGAGCCGAGGTGATGTCCGGCATGATGGTGAACAGTGGGGAGTACTTTACCCGCATAGGCGTGGGAACGCCGGCGAAGGAGCAGTACCTGGTGTTGGACACGGGTAGCGACGTAGTGTGGGTGCAGTGCCAGCCATGCAAAGATTGCTACGACCAGACCGACCCTGTCTTCGATCCCTCCTCCTCGGCCTCCTTCACCTCGGTCTCATGCGGTTCAGCGGTCTGCAGTGAGCTGGAGGAGTCCGACTGCAACAGCCGCGGGTGTGTGTATCAGGTAGCTTATGGAGATGGGTCTCACTCCATCGGGAGCTTCGCTACGGAGACGCTCACATTCGGGAACACGAGAGTTCAGAACGTAGCAATCGGGTGTGGGCATGATAACCAGGGCTTGTTTGTGGGCGCCGCCGGGTTGATTGGTCTCGGGGCGGGGGCCTTGTCGTTCCCTTCTCAGCTCGGGTCATATGGTACCAAGTTTTCCTACTGCCTCGTCGACCGTTCATCCCAATCCTCGGGAGTAGTCGACTTCGGTCCTGGCTCGGTTTCACCTGTTGGGTCCGTCTTCGTTCCGCTTCTCCGAAACCCACGATTCAGTACGTTTTACTATGTTCCACTGACGGCCATCAGCGTCGGCGGGTTGCTCGTTTCTCTTCCGCAGAGGGTGTTTGAGTTCGACGTGACGGGTGAGGGAGGCGTGATAGTGGATTCGGGCACGGCCGTCACGCGGCTGCAGAGCGATGCTTACGAAGCCGTTCGTGATGCCTTCGTGGTGAGCACCCAACATCTTCCCCGAGCCGAAGCGATGTCCATGTTGGACACATGTTATGACTTCTCTGGCCTCCAAACTGTCAGTGTTCCCACCTTGAGTtttcattttctcaatggggccgtTTTGACTCTCCCGGCTGGAAACTATCTTACTCCTGTTGATATCGTGGGGACATTTTGCCTGGCTTTTGCACCCACTGCGGGTAGCCTGTCTATCATAGGCAATATTCAGCAGCAAGGTGTTCGAGTGTCTATTGATTCTGTCAACTCTCTCGTTGGCTTCGGTATGAACCAGTGCTAG